From Sphingomonas hengshuiensis, one genomic window encodes:
- the rplC gene encoding 50S ribosomal protein L3 yields MRTGVIAKKLGMTRLFQDDGRHVPVTVLALEGVQVVSVREEGRDGYTAVQLGAGTAKSKNVAKPQRGHFGKAEVEPKAVLAEFRVDADGLLDVGAEISADHYVAGQFVDIQGKTQGKGFQGGMKRWGFGGLRATHGVSVSHRSLGSTGQRQDPGKVFKNKKMAGHMGDKNRTQQNLEIVGTDVERGLIFVKGSVPGSKGGWLLVKDSVKVARHADAPFPAGLKQVANNNDAPAETPAVTEAPEATEGQEG; encoded by the coding sequence ATGCGCACTGGCGTGATCGCGAAGAAACTGGGGATGACCCGCCTTTTCCAGGACGACGGCCGCCACGTGCCGGTCACCGTTCTGGCCCTCGAAGGTGTTCAGGTCGTCTCGGTTCGCGAAGAAGGTCGTGACGGCTACACCGCCGTCCAGCTCGGCGCCGGCACGGCGAAGAGCAAGAATGTCGCCAAGCCGCAGCGTGGCCATTTCGGCAAGGCCGAAGTCGAGCCCAAGGCGGTTCTCGCCGAATTCCGCGTCGATGCGGACGGCCTCCTCGACGTGGGCGCCGAAATCTCGGCCGACCATTATGTCGCGGGCCAGTTCGTCGACATCCAGGGCAAGACCCAGGGCAAGGGCTTCCAGGGCGGCATGAAGCGCTGGGGCTTCGGCGGTCTGCGCGCCACCCACGGCGTCTCGGTCTCGCACCGTTCGCTCGGTTCGACCGGTCAGCGCCAGGATCCGGGCAAGGTCTTCAAGAACAAGAAGATGGCCGGGCACATGGGCGACAAGAACCGCACCCAGCAGAATCTGGAAATCGTCGGTACCGATGTCGAGCGCGGCCTGATCTTCGTGAAGGGCTCCGTGCCCGGCTCGAAGGGTGGCTGGCTGCTCGTCAAGGACTCGGTCAAGGTTGCACGCCATGCCGACGCTCCGTTCCCCGCAGGCCTGAAGCAGGTCGCGAACAACAACGACGCCCCCGCGGAAACCCCGGCTGTGACCGAGGCTCCCGAGGCGACCGAAGGCCAGGAGGGCTGA
- the rplD gene encoding 50S ribosomal protein L4, translating into MKIKVQTLDATGNGDIELNDAVFAVEPRADVLHRVVTWQLEKRRATARGTRERSDVARTGKKFGRQKGGGTARHGDRRAPVFIGGGKAHGARVRDFNPSLNKKIRALGLKMALSTHAKAGSLVVMDNLTIDAKTSALKGSFEKLGFGRTLVIDGDTVETSFALAAGNLHQINVLPAIGANVYDILKSDTLVLTRAAVEKLEARFNG; encoded by the coding sequence GTGAAGATCAAGGTTCAAACCCTCGACGCGACCGGCAACGGCGACATCGAGCTCAACGACGCGGTCTTCGCGGTTGAGCCGCGCGCCGACGTGCTGCATCGCGTCGTCACCTGGCAGCTCGAAAAGCGCCGCGCGACTGCGCGTGGCACCCGCGAGCGTTCCGACGTCGCCCGCACCGGCAAGAAGTTCGGTCGCCAGAAGGGCGGCGGTACCGCCCGTCACGGCGATCGCCGCGCTCCGGTGTTCATCGGCGGCGGTAAGGCACACGGCGCCCGCGTCCGCGACTTCAATCCGTCGCTGAACAAGAAGATCCGCGCACTGGGCCTGAAGATGGCGCTCAGCACGCACGCCAAGGCGGGTTCGCTGGTTGTCATGGACAATCTGACGATCGACGCCAAGACGAGCGCGCTCAAGGGCAGCTTCGAGAAGCTGGGCTTTGGCCGCACGCTGGTGATCGACGGCGACACCGTCGAGACGAGCTTCGCGCTGGCGGCAGGCAATCTGCACCAGATCAACGTGCTCCCCGCGATCGGCGCCAACGTCTATGACATCCTGAAGAGCGACACGCTGGTCCTGACCCGCGCTGCCGTCGAAAAGCTGGAGGCGCGCTTCAATGGCTAA
- a CDS encoding 50S ribosomal protein L23, giving the protein MAKKQNVVDNRHYDVIVAPHITEKSTLVSEHNAVVFKVAGDATKPEIKAAVEALFNVKVTGVNTIVQKGKTKKWKGAPYKRSDMKKAIVTLADGDQIDVTTGI; this is encoded by the coding sequence ATGGCTAAGAAGCAGAACGTGGTCGACAACCGTCATTATGACGTGATCGTCGCGCCGCACATCACCGAAAAGTCGACGCTCGTCTCCGAGCACAACGCGGTTGTGTTCAAGGTGGCCGGCGATGCGACCAAGCCCGAGATCAAGGCCGCCGTCGAGGCGCTGTTCAACGTCAAGGTGACCGGCGTGAACACGATCGTCCAGAAGGGCAAGACCAAGAAGTGGAAGGGCGCCCCCTACAAGCGCTCCGACATGAAGAAAGCGATCGTGACGCTCGCCGACGGCGACCAGATCGACGTGACGACGGGGATCTGA
- a CDS encoding endonuclease domain-containing protein, giving the protein MHPVRRQISPHAARLRRERTEAEDRFWQAARNRQIDGFKFRFQHSLGPYVADFACLEAMLIVEIDGGQHTETGDARRTAFLEGRGFCVLRFWNNDVLSNLDGVVAVVRGALRDG; this is encoded by the coding sequence ATGCACCCTGTCCGCCGCCAGATCAGCCCGCACGCCGCAAGGCTTCGCCGCGAGCGGACAGAGGCTGAGGATCGCTTCTGGCAGGCGGCGCGCAACCGTCAGATCGATGGCTTCAAGTTTCGCTTCCAGCATTCGCTGGGACCATATGTTGCGGATTTTGCCTGCCTGGAGGCGATGCTGATCGTCGAGATTGACGGCGGTCAGCACACAGAGACTGGCGACGCGCGGCGGACGGCGTTCTTGGAAGGGCGCGGCTTCTGTGTTTTGCGCTTCTGGAACAATGATGTCCTGAGCAATCTGGATGGGGTAGTTGCGGTCGTGCGCGGGGCGCTGAGAGACGGGTAG
- the rpsJ gene encoding 30S ribosomal protein S10: METQNIRIRLKAFDHRVLDQATGDIADTARRTGALIRGPIPLPTKIEKFTVNRGPHIDKKSREQFEVRTYKRMLDIVQPTPQTVDALMKLDLAAGVDVEIKLA; encoded by the coding sequence ATGGAAACGCAGAATATCCGCATTCGCCTGAAGGCGTTCGATCACCGCGTGCTCGATCAGGCGACCGGCGACATCGCCGACACCGCCCGACGCACCGGCGCTCTCATCCGTGGCCCGATCCCCCTTCCGACCAAGATCGAGAAGTTCACGGTCAACCGTGGTCCCCATATCGACAAGAAGTCGCGCGAGCAGTTCGAAGTCCGCACCTACAAGCGTATGCTGGACATCGTGCAGCCGACTCCGCAGACCGTCGATGCGCTGATGAAGCTGGACCTGGCTGCCGGCGTCGACGTCGAGATCAAGCTGGCGTAA